The DNA segment TGACGATCGCCCTGATGGCCTCCCAGGAGTTCGACAAGGGCGCCGAGCAGTACGGCATCCTCGGCTCCTTCATGGCCGTCGGTTCGCTGGCCGGGGCGCTGATGGCGGCCCGGCGTACCTCGGCGCCCCGGGTCCGCCAGGTGGTGATGAGCGCGATCGCCTTCGCCGTCGCCGAGATGGCCCTGGGGTTGATGCCGAGCTACCTCTTCTTCGCGATCGGCCTGCCGGTCGTCGGCCTGATCTCCCTGCTCACGCTGACCGCGGCCAATGCGGCGGTGCAGATGGGCACCACCTCGGGGATGCGCGGCCGGGTGATGGCGCTGTACTCGATGGTGCTGATGGGCGGTACCCCGATCGGGGCCCCGCTGCTGGGCCTGCTCGCCGAGCACTTCGGGCCCCGATCCACCCTGATCGGCGGCGGTGCACTCACCCTGATCGGGATCGGCATCAGCGTCGCCCTGGTGATCCGGTTCAAGCACCTGGATGTGGAGACCCATCTGCGACCGCGTCCCAGTCTGGCGGTACGCGAACCCAGCACCCCCCGGGTCTGAGCCTGCCGAACCCGAGCTGAGACCTGGACGGGCCGCAGGCGAGCACGGCGGTCGGGATAGATTGCCGCCATGTTCTCGAAAGTGCTGGTGGCAAACCGTGGTGAGATTGCCGTCCGTGCGCTGCGAGCAGCACATGAGCTGGGTGCCCGCACCGTCGCGGTCTTCGCCTACGAGGATCGCAACGCCGTGCACCGGATCAAGGCTGACGAGGCGTACCTGATCGGTGAGGAGGGGCACCCGGTCCGGGCCTACCTCGATGTCGACGAGATCGTCCGGGTGGCCCGTGAATCCGGTGCCGATGCGGTCTATCCCGGGTACGGCTTCCTCTCGGAGAACCCCCAGCTGGCGCGGGCCTGCAGCGCCGCCGGGCTGACCTTCATCGGCCCGCCGGCCGAGGTGCTGGAACTGGCCGGCAACAAGGTACGGGCGATCGGCAAGGCCCGCGAGGCCGGTGTACCCACCTTGTCCTCGACCTCGCCGAGCACCGACATCGACGCCCTGGTCGCCGGCGCGACCGAGATCGGTTTCCCGGTCTTCGTCAAGGCGGTCGCCGGTGGTGGTGGCCGCGGTATGCGCCGGGTGGACGAACCGTCGGAACTGCGGGGAGCGATCGAGGCCGCATCGCGGGAGGCCGAGGCCGCCTTCGGTGACGGCACGGTCTTCGTCGAACAGGCAGTCGCCCGGCCACGGCACATCGAGGTACAGATCCTGGCCGACACCCAGGGCGAGGTGATGCACCTGTTCGAGCGGGACTGCTCGATCCAGCGCCGGCACCAGAAGGTGATCGAGATCGCCCCGGCGCCGCACATCTCCGACGAACTGCGGGCAGCCCTCACCACCGATGCGGTGAAGTTCGCCGAGGCCCTGGACTACTCCTGTGCCGGCACCGTGGAGTTCCTGGTCGAGACCGAGGGACCGCGCGCCGGCGAACATGTGTTCATCGAGATGAACCCGCGGATCCAGGTCGAGCACACCGTCACCGAGGAGATCACCGATGTCGACCTGGTGCAGGCGCAGATGCGGATCGCCTCGGGTGAATCGTTGTCCGATCTGGGGTTGAGCCAGGACACGGTACGGATCAACGGCGCCGCCCTGCAGTGCCGGATCACCACCGAGGACCCGGCGAACGAGTTCCGCCCCGACATCGGCACCATCACCGCCTACCGGTCCGCCGGTGGAGCCGGTATCCGGCTCGACGGCGGCACCGCGGCCACCGGTGCCGAGATCAGCGCCCACTTCGATTCGATGCTGGTGAAGCTGACCGCCCGCGCGCGTACCTTCCCCGAGGCGATCGTCCGGGCCAAACGGGCCCTGGCCGAGTTCCGGATCCGCGGCGTGGCGACCAACATCCCGTTCCTGTTGGCGGTGCTGAACGACCCCGACTTCACCGCCGGGGACCTGTCGACCTCCTTCATCGCCGAGCGGCCGGCACTGCTGACCTCCCACACCCCGGCCGACCGTGGCACGAAGCTGTTGCGGTGGCTGGCCGATGTGACGGTTAACCAGCCCCACGGGCAGGCGCCGACCGACATGGACCCGGCGGAGAAGTTGCCGCCGGCCGATCTGGAGACGGCCCCGCCGGCCGGCTCGCGACAACTGCTGGTCGAACAGGGGCCCGAGGGGTTCGCCGCGGCACTGCGGGGTTCGCAGGCGGTGCAGGTCACCGACACGACCATGCGTGATGCGCACCAGTCCCTGCTCGCCACCCGGGTCCGGACCAAGGACCTGCTGACCGTCGCGCCCTACCAGGCGCGACTGCTGCCCGGCCTGCTGTCGGTCGAGTGCTGGGGTGGGGCCACCTACGACGT comes from the Naumannella halotolerans genome and includes:
- a CDS encoding pyruvate carboxylase, coding for MFSKVLVANRGEIAVRALRAAHELGARTVAVFAYEDRNAVHRIKADEAYLIGEEGHPVRAYLDVDEIVRVARESGADAVYPGYGFLSENPQLARACSAAGLTFIGPPAEVLELAGNKVRAIGKAREAGVPTLSSTSPSTDIDALVAGATEIGFPVFVKAVAGGGGRGMRRVDEPSELRGAIEAASREAEAAFGDGTVFVEQAVARPRHIEVQILADTQGEVMHLFERDCSIQRRHQKVIEIAPAPHISDELRAALTTDAVKFAEALDYSCAGTVEFLVETEGPRAGEHVFIEMNPRIQVEHTVTEEITDVDLVQAQMRIASGESLSDLGLSQDTVRINGAALQCRITTEDPANEFRPDIGTITAYRSAGGAGIRLDGGTAATGAEISAHFDSMLVKLTARARTFPEAIVRAKRALAEFRIRGVATNIPFLLAVLNDPDFTAGDLSTSFIAERPALLTSHTPADRGTKLLRWLADVTVNQPHGQAPTDMDPAEKLPPADLETAPPAGSRQLLVEQGPEGFAAALRGSQAVQVTDTTMRDAHQSLLATRVRTKDLLTVAPYQARLLPGLLSVECWGGATYDVALRFLGEDPWQRLAQLRETMPNLCLQMLLRGRNTVGYTPYPTQVTDAFVAEAAQTGIDIFRIFDALNDVEQMRPAIEAVRATGTAVAEVALCYSGDLSSPEEDIYTLDYYLRLAEQIVEAGAHVLAIKDMAGLLRAPAATTLVSALRERFDLPVHLHTHDTPGGQLATLLAAVEAGVDAVDVASAPMAATTSQPPFSALVAALQNTPRQTTLTGADGTRDLRTVMDFEPYWEAVRKLYRPFESGLPSPTGRVYDHEIPGGQLSNLRQQAIALGLADRFEQIEDTYAAANKILGRPTKVTPSSKVVGDLALHLVAVGADPADFAENPQNYDIPDSVIGFLAGELGRPVNGFPEPFTSKALAGRQVPIREAEVSSEDAALLDEPGEVRRRTLNRLLFPGPTKDYEGVLETYGDLSAVPTLDYLYGLGETGEHTIRMGKGVNIIVALEAIGEPDERGVRNVMTLMNGQLRPMRVRDQSIKVSDVGAERADAQNPGHVAAPFAGVVTVSVEVGDTVEAGQAVATIEAMKMEAAITAQVGGTVERVALSGVRSVEGGDLVLVIAPE